A genomic segment from Pelobates fuscus isolate aPelFus1 chromosome 7, aPelFus1.pri, whole genome shotgun sequence encodes:
- the LOC134568016 gene encoding histone H1.10-like — MGERELEMQHKKHKLMHRAAEAVVVLNVVRSPSTRAAAQSQALHYHRAALTQSISVNPSEVQTLTIMSLELEENIPTTEEEDEEEEEEEEGEEEEDATPSKRAPSKRNKGAAVTPAKKKSKKKKNQPGRYSQLVVDTIRKLGERNGSSLAKIYSEAKKVSWFDQQNGRTYLKYSIKALVQNDTLLQVKGIGANGSFRLNKKKLEGLPAEKKAAPAKPAAKKKAAPVSTPKRSHKKAKSKPKPKKEKPKKAVSSPKPAPKSSKKKAASGGSKKVKKTAKPSVPKVPKSKKA; from the coding sequence ATGGGCGAGAGGGAGCTTGAAATGCAGCATAAGAAACACAAGTTAATGCACAGAGCAGCAGAGGCTGTTGTTGTTCTCAACGTGGTCCGCTCCCCGAGTACAAGAGCTGCAGCTCAGAGCCAGGCGCTCCATTACCACAGAGCAGCTTTAACGCAGAGCATCAGCGTCAATCCAAGCGAGGTCCAAACACTGACCATCATGTCCCTAGAGCTGGAGGAGAACATTCCCACCACTGAGGAGGAAgatgaagaagaggaggaggaggaggaaggagaagaagaagaagatgcAACTCCATCCAAGAGAGCTCCCAGCAAGAGGAACAAAGGGGCTGCAGTCACACCTGCCAAGAAAAAGAGCAAAAAGAAGAAGAACCAGCCTGGAAGGTACAGCCAGCTAGTGGTGGACACCATCAGGAAGCTGGGCGAGAGAAATGGATCCTCTCTGGCCAAAATCTACAGCGAGGCTAAGAAGGTGTCCTGGTTTGACCAGCAGAATGGACGCACCTACCTCAAGTACTCCATCAAGGCTCTGGTCCAGAATGACACCTTACTCCAGGTCAAGGGAATTGGGGCCAATGGATCCTTTAGGCTCAACAAGAAGAAGCTGGAGGGTCTCCCCGCTGAGAAGAAGGCTGCGCCCGCTAAACCGGCAGCCAAGAAGAAGGCAGCGCCTGTCAGCACTCCTAAAAGGAGCCACAAGAAGGCAAAGTCTAAGCCCAAACCCAAAAAGGAAAAGCCCAAAAAGGCAGTCAGCAGCCCTAAACCTGCACCTAAGAGCTCTAAGAAGAAGGCAGCTAGTGGTGGGAGCAAGAAGGTGAAGAAGACTGCAAAGCCTAGTGTCCCCAAGGTCCCTAAATCTAAAAAGGCATGA